The nucleotide sequence ATGGTGAGACATATGGTGAGCACCAACTGCTGCAGCCACTCCACCAGCTATTATAGCTCCTAGACCTCCGTGGTGATGTCCTGTAACATTAATTTGATCAACATCAAGTCAAAGGACTCTTTTTTCAAACGCCATTTGCTAcgtgtttacaaaagaagtaaAGGTTACAGGATCATTTGGCGAAAACGAAATAACACTAAACATATAAGCAAACGTAGAACAACAATCAAAAACCTATATGTCACCAACATGTAAAGATATTTGTATGAGGAAGCATGAAAAGTTGAGACTGAAAGTACCAGAGTGAGATGGATGGGGATAACCGTGAGATGGATAACCGTGAGGAGGATAACCAGCAGGAGGGTAACCACCGTGTGGAGGATAAGCAACTGGTGGATAGCCataagaaggaggaggaggaggcggcggGTATGAATAAGGAGCTCCATAACCATGACCATGATGACCATAACCGTGACCATGATGAGGTGGGTAATGCCCGCCTGCAAATCCTGCTAAGTGGTGGAAGAGTCCTTTGTCATTGTGATCATTACGATGATCGTCTCCCATCTTTTTTCACACTTTGATTTTTCAGAGTAAAGGGTAA is from Camelina sativa cultivar DH55 chromosome 20, Cs, whole genome shotgun sequence and encodes:
- the LOC104770075 gene encoding glycine-rich protein A3-like, whose translation is MGDDHRNDHNDKGLFHHLAGFAGGHYPPHHGHGYGHHGHGYGAPYSYPPPPPPPSYGYPPVAYPPHGGYPPAGYPPHGYPSHGYPHPSHSGHHHGGLGAIIAGGVAAAVGAHHMSHHGHYGHHHGHGYGYGYHGHGKFKHGKFKHGKFGKRWKHGMFGKHKGKFFKKWK